In Neorhizobium sp. NCHU2750, a single genomic region encodes these proteins:
- a CDS encoding Lrp/AsnC ligand binding domain-containing protein, with protein sequence MKPIFVQLRCKPGKTYEVADAIYKTELVSELYSTSGEWDLLLKVYIEDDAEIGRFVNEKIACIPNIERSLTTITFTAF encoded by the coding sequence ATGAAACCCATTTTTGTGCAATTGCGCTGCAAGCCCGGCAAGACCTATGAGGTCGCGGACGCCATATACAAGACGGAGCTCGTGTCGGAGCTTTATTCCACCAGCGGCGAATGGGATCTGCTGCTCAAGGTCTATATCGAGGACGACGCGGAGATCGGCCGGTTCGTCAACGAGAAGATCGCCTGCATTCCGAATATCGAGCGTTCGCTGACGACGATCACCTTTACCGCCTTTTAA
- a CDS encoding glycoside hydrolase family 5 protein, with protein sequence MVAIGVTGKGQKVGQSARPRMRLLAGAISCSVLAAGPAQSAQCIRGINLAGAEFGSLGQAYGEGYTYPSEKTVSYFRDKGFGGVRLPFLWERLQPKLYDKFDAAEMRRLRATVKDIRSAGMQVIVDPHNYARYKDQLIGSDAVPQSAFSDFWRRLAAMFANQEGVIFGLMNEPHGISAEDWLSAANGAIAAIRQTGANNLVLVPGTSWTGAHSWSGGDYGTPNSEVMAGVTDPAGNYAYEVHQYMDADFSGKNDECSRAADAVKAIGTMGDWLASHGRHGFLGEFAVPTAPGCQQALTDMVSAVESRPDVWIGWSYWAAGDWWKPTEPLNIQPTESGDRPQMQTLQRYFADHQSCGG encoded by the coding sequence ATGGTGGCAATAGGCGTGACCGGTAAGGGACAAAAGGTGGGGCAGAGTGCAAGGCCGAGAATGCGGCTTCTGGCCGGAGCCATTTCATGTTCCGTGCTGGCTGCCGGACCAGCGCAGTCGGCGCAATGCATCCGTGGCATCAACCTTGCCGGAGCGGAATTCGGCAGTCTCGGCCAGGCCTATGGCGAGGGCTATACCTATCCGTCCGAGAAGACGGTTTCCTATTTCCGCGACAAGGGGTTCGGGGGCGTGCGGCTGCCGTTCCTGTGGGAGCGGCTGCAGCCGAAACTCTACGACAAGTTCGATGCCGCGGAGATGCGGCGCCTGAGAGCGACGGTGAAGGATATCCGTTCGGCCGGAATGCAGGTGATCGTCGATCCGCATAATTACGCACGCTACAAGGACCAGCTGATAGGTTCGGATGCGGTACCGCAAAGCGCGTTTTCCGATTTCTGGCGACGGCTGGCGGCGATGTTCGCCAACCAGGAGGGCGTCATTTTCGGGCTGATGAACGAGCCGCACGGGATTTCGGCTGAAGACTGGCTGTCGGCGGCCAATGGCGCGATCGCCGCCATCCGCCAGACTGGGGCGAATAATCTCGTCCTCGTGCCGGGGACATCCTGGACCGGCGCACACAGCTGGTCCGGCGGCGATTACGGCACGCCGAATTCCGAGGTGATGGCCGGGGTCACCGACCCCGCAGGAAATTACGCCTACGAAGTCCATCAATACATGGATGCCGATTTTTCCGGCAAGAACGACGAGTGCAGCCGTGCGGCCGATGCGGTGAAAGCCATCGGCACAATGGGCGACTGGCTGGCAAGCCACGGCCGACATGGTTTTCTCGGTGAGTTCGCGGTGCCGACCGCGCCCGGTTGCCAGCAGGCGCTGACCGATATGGTGTCGGCCGTCGAAAGCCGGCCGGATGTGTGGATCGGCTGGTCCTACTGGGCGGCAGGCGACTGGTGGAAGCCGACCGAACCGCTCAACATCCAGCCGACGGAGAGCGGCGACCGTCCGCAAATGCAGACACTTCAGCGTTACTTCGCCGACCACCAGAGCTGCGGCGGATGA
- a CDS encoding aminotransferase class III-fold pyridoxal phosphate-dependent enzyme has translation MADAATDKPDIAESAMPMEDESTPERVEALLREHWGLSGQVFPVEENRGVGYLVDNGHLRYLLNIRLPTDEASLKLEHEVMRHIIRSPDGPQVCEPVPTRDDEEILPATIGGEDRILRLLTVLEGTAPAPVGKLSSATGVSLGGLAASLARSLVDFDQTLWGSEHEDELRKAGPRTVSLLSEVTDQEARDFIARAMVAALRRIHPLTPDFRVGLTVQDLALDILAGTDEGGELRATGITDLGGLAKGWYVSALAKTCARILSSRGGEPMSILPAIGAYHAIDPLNNSEIEALWPLVIGELALNAAIAENAKARAADNSEAASFAARAKDVLSAASAATAPFMQAAILTACGIEPPPLDIGPLLPDIDSDRVRLVDLGVTSPLFHDGNWTDADCDWRLLARIAWETGMGSTRYGEYRLSKATALADAAPDGEAEPANVALHVDICLPAGTPLMAPFTGMVTETSPRLSIRGSQLTLLLEGVATDLADGAEIAGQGVIGKVAGEDGAVGGIRIRLSRDPDNPPPLFCAPSQAGIWRHLAPSPAPLLKLDCDAPAVRPERIGRAWREFLYDEAGRIRLDFTGTAPLVGHGHPAVATAGYRQHMLAAVANGEIAVHDDLRQALAEVAPPSLGHVVLFAGRSEALAALTSLAVNAAPPGTSETGEAARADLPADEDIGEVISELRESDGDGEEPDEAAVPALKTGMTVIEPLPSIVGLVETIAIARKQGHIVVADETRTGYGRLGDAFWAIEQEGLSVDALLAGSCHGDTLSVVFCGSDLADGLYELSSPVSPIAAATALAALRVLRDEQMQANAATIGEILGHGLRQLSEDRNGDIEITGQGFFWKIQLSGEPAKIGPVLSRTVQHDTGNNGTILFLPPLCAGEQSVKQCLASLRQAFGPIPQSEI, from the coding sequence ATGGCAGACGCTGCGACCGACAAGCCTGATATTGCCGAAAGCGCCATGCCAATGGAGGACGAGAGTACGCCTGAGAGGGTGGAAGCGCTTCTGCGCGAGCATTGGGGGCTTTCCGGCCAGGTCTTCCCGGTCGAGGAAAATCGCGGGGTCGGATATCTCGTCGACAATGGCCACCTGCGTTACCTCCTCAACATCAGGCTCCCTACCGACGAAGCATCTCTGAAGCTCGAACACGAGGTCATGCGCCACATCATCCGCAGCCCGGATGGCCCGCAGGTTTGCGAACCGGTGCCGACCAGGGACGACGAAGAGATTCTGCCGGCAACCATCGGCGGCGAGGACAGGATCCTGCGCCTTCTGACCGTGCTGGAGGGAACGGCACCGGCACCCGTCGGAAAACTTTCTTCTGCCACCGGTGTATCGCTCGGTGGTCTTGCGGCAAGTCTCGCCAGAAGCCTCGTCGATTTTGACCAGACGCTCTGGGGCAGTGAACACGAGGATGAGCTGCGCAAGGCAGGCCCGCGAACCGTCTCCCTGCTTTCCGAGGTGACCGACCAGGAAGCGAGGGATTTCATCGCCAGAGCCATGGTCGCGGCCCTGCGCCGCATTCATCCGCTCACCCCGGATTTCCGCGTCGGCCTCACCGTGCAGGACCTCGCCCTCGATATCCTCGCTGGCACTGACGAGGGCGGCGAGTTGCGCGCGACCGGGATTACCGATCTCGGCGGACTGGCCAAGGGCTGGTACGTTTCGGCTCTGGCCAAGACCTGCGCACGCATCCTTTCCAGCCGCGGCGGGGAACCTATGTCCATCCTGCCCGCAATCGGCGCCTACCACGCCATCGATCCGTTGAATAACAGCGAGATCGAAGCGCTCTGGCCGCTTGTCATCGGCGAACTCGCTCTGAATGCCGCCATAGCGGAAAACGCCAAGGCGCGTGCCGCCGATAACAGCGAGGCTGCCTCTTTTGCCGCCCGTGCCAAGGATGTTCTGAGCGCGGCCTCGGCAGCCACCGCCCCCTTCATGCAGGCCGCCATCCTAACCGCCTGCGGCATCGAACCTCCACCGCTCGATATCGGCCCGCTTCTGCCCGATATCGATAGCGACAGGGTGCGGCTGGTCGATCTCGGCGTCACCAGCCCTCTGTTTCACGACGGCAACTGGACGGATGCGGATTGCGACTGGAGGCTTCTGGCCCGCATAGCCTGGGAAACCGGCATGGGCAGCACGCGTTACGGAGAATACCGCCTGTCGAAAGCGACGGCGCTGGCGGACGCCGCGCCGGATGGTGAGGCCGAACCCGCCAATGTCGCCTTGCATGTCGATATCTGCCTGCCGGCGGGAACCCCGCTCATGGCCCCCTTCACAGGCATGGTGACCGAGACGTCGCCACGCCTGTCCATTCGCGGATCCCAACTGACGCTGCTGCTGGAAGGCGTTGCCACCGATCTTGCCGACGGAGCGGAGATCGCCGGGCAAGGCGTGATCGGCAAGGTGGCGGGCGAGGACGGAGCCGTCGGCGGCATCAGGATCAGACTTTCCCGCGACCCCGACAATCCACCGCCCCTATTCTGCGCGCCGTCGCAGGCCGGGATCTGGCGCCATCTCGCGCCGTCCCCCGCGCCCCTGCTTAAGCTCGATTGCGATGCGCCGGCGGTGAGGCCTGAGAGGATTGGCCGCGCCTGGCGCGAATTCCTCTATGACGAGGCAGGCCGCATCCGCCTCGATTTTACCGGTACCGCCCCGCTTGTTGGCCACGGGCACCCGGCCGTCGCCACGGCGGGCTATCGCCAGCATATGTTGGCGGCCGTGGCAAATGGCGAGATAGCCGTTCACGACGATCTCCGGCAGGCACTCGCCGAAGTCGCCCCGCCAAGCCTCGGCCATGTCGTGCTGTTTGCCGGCCGCTCTGAGGCACTTGCAGCACTGACCTCACTCGCAGTCAACGCAGCGCCACCCGGGACATCCGAAACGGGCGAAGCCGCAAGGGCTGATCTGCCTGCGGACGAGGACATTGGGGAAGTCATCTCTGAACTCCGTGAAAGCGACGGCGATGGCGAAGAGCCCGATGAAGCTGCTGTCCCGGCGCTGAAGACCGGTATGACGGTTATCGAGCCCCTGCCCAGTATTGTCGGACTGGTGGAGACGATCGCAATTGCCAGGAAGCAGGGCCATATCGTCGTCGCCGACGAGACGCGCACCGGCTATGGCCGACTTGGCGACGCATTCTGGGCCATCGAACAGGAAGGGCTTTCCGTCGATGCCCTGCTGGCGGGAAGCTGCCACGGGGATACGCTGTCCGTCGTCTTCTGCGGCTCAGATCTTGCAGACGGGCTGTACGAATTGTCATCGCCGGTGTCTCCGATCGCCGCAGCGACCGCGCTTGCGGCACTTCGCGTTCTTCGCGACGAGCAGATGCAGGCCAATGCCGCGACGATCGGCGAAATCCTCGGGCACGGCCTGCGGCAACTTTCCGAAGACAGAAATGGCGATATCGAAATCACCGGTCAGGGTTTCTTCTGGAAAATTCAACTTTCGGGGGAACCGGCCAAAATCGGACCTGTGCTCAGCCGGACGGTGCAGCATGACACCGGCAACAACGGTACGATTCTCTTTCTACCCCCTCTCTGCGCCGGCGAGCAGAGCGTGAAGCAATGTCTCGCGAGCCTTCGCCAGGCATTCGGACCGATCCCCCAATCGGAAATTTAA
- a CDS encoding FAD-binding oxidoreductase, with translation MLNDPRSHGLWERTAPPAPATSSLRGNVGADVVIVGGGYTGLSAALHLAERGTSVVLLEATEVGFGGAGRNVGLINAGMWVMPDDFPKELGEHYGERALDLLGNGPYLVRELIEKHGIACELETSGTLHCAVGAEGMTELEERARQWQKRGAAVTMLDAAETERRIGTKAYAGSLLDMRAGTLQPLAYARGLAHAAIKAGATIHTGSAVIATGETNGKKIVKTAQGEVSADWIIVASDAYSTGPWEQVRREQVHLPYFNFATKPLSANLRQTVLPQSEGCWDTKEVLSSFRMDKAGRLVFGSVGALRGTGLAVHKAWARRSLKRLFPQLADVEFEAEWYGRIGMTDNALPRFHRFGHKVIGFSGYNGRGISPGTNFGKVLAQHILGEIAETDLPLPLTEVREPSFRPLKEAYYEAGAQIAHFTGERF, from the coding sequence ATGTTGAATGATCCACGCTCGCACGGCCTCTGGGAGAGGACCGCGCCGCCCGCGCCTGCGACGTCTTCCCTCAGAGGAAATGTCGGCGCGGATGTCGTGATCGTCGGTGGCGGTTATACCGGCCTGTCGGCGGCCCTCCACCTTGCCGAACGTGGTACCAGTGTCGTGCTGCTGGAAGCAACGGAAGTCGGTTTCGGTGGCGCTGGCCGCAATGTCGGCCTCATCAATGCCGGCATGTGGGTCATGCCCGATGATTTCCCGAAGGAACTTGGTGAGCATTACGGCGAACGCGCCCTCGATCTGCTCGGCAACGGCCCCTATCTGGTGCGTGAGCTGATCGAAAAGCATGGCATCGCCTGCGAACTCGAAACCAGCGGCACGCTGCACTGCGCCGTCGGCGCAGAAGGCATGACGGAGCTCGAAGAACGCGCCCGCCAGTGGCAGAAGCGCGGCGCAGCCGTCACCATGCTCGACGCCGCAGAGACCGAGCGCCGGATCGGCACCAAGGCCTATGCCGGATCGCTGCTCGACATGCGCGCCGGCACCCTGCAGCCGCTCGCCTATGCCCGCGGGCTGGCCCACGCGGCAATCAAGGCCGGAGCCACGATCCATACCGGCAGCGCCGTGATCGCCACCGGTGAGACGAACGGCAAGAAAATCGTCAAGACGGCACAGGGCGAAGTCTCCGCCGACTGGATCATCGTTGCCAGCGATGCCTATTCGACCGGGCCCTGGGAACAGGTTCGCCGCGAACAGGTTCATCTTCCCTATTTTAACTTCGCCACCAAGCCGCTTTCGGCAAACCTGCGCCAGACGGTACTGCCGCAATCGGAAGGCTGCTGGGATACCAAGGAGGTTCTCTCCTCCTTCCGCATGGACAAGGCGGGACGGCTCGTTTTCGGTTCGGTCGGTGCATTGCGCGGAACCGGCCTTGCCGTCCACAAGGCATGGGCGCGGCGCTCGCTGAAGCGGCTTTTCCCGCAGCTGGCAGACGTCGAATTCGAAGCGGAATGGTACGGCCGCATCGGCATGACGGACAATGCCCTGCCGCGCTTCCACCGGTTTGGTCATAAGGTCATCGGCTTTTCCGGCTATAACGGCCGCGGCATTTCGCCGGGCACGAATTTCGGCAAGGTTCTGGCACAGCATATCCTCGGCGAGATCGCCGAAACGGATCTGCCGCTGCCGCTGACCGAGGTAAGGGAACCGAGCTTCCGCCCGCTCAAGGAAGCCTATTACGAGGCAGGAGCCCAGATCGCCCATTTTACCGGCGAACGCTTCTGA
- a CDS encoding LysR family transcriptional regulator → MLPPRRFLPSFSLLSAFEAAARTGSVTAAANELGLTQSAVSRQISALEKQLGVALFLRERQTIKLTLAGDSYAREVREALRRISNASLNLRANPAGGTLNLAILPFFGTRWLTPRIGRFLDLHPGMVVNLITRLEPFDFRFDTLDAAIHFGAARWPGAALTHLMDEDTVPACSPDFKARHAISTPADILRAPLLHLSTRPDAWELWFNRNGVAFDAVHGMLFDQFTTMVEAARAGLGAALLPRFLIARELEEGQLVQAAEGLAMPTGQYYLAYLPDRVSYPPLVAFRDWIMEEIRSDALALKGAIGQ, encoded by the coding sequence ATGCTGCCGCCAAGACGGTTTCTTCCGTCCTTTTCGCTATTGTCCGCATTCGAGGCCGCTGCCCGCACCGGCAGCGTCACGGCTGCTGCCAACGAACTGGGCCTGACCCAGAGTGCGGTCAGCCGGCAGATCTCGGCGCTTGAGAAGCAGCTCGGGGTGGCGCTTTTCCTGCGCGAGCGGCAGACGATAAAGCTGACGCTTGCGGGCGACAGCTATGCGCGCGAGGTGCGCGAGGCGCTGCGGCGCATATCGAACGCCTCGCTCAATCTGAGGGCCAATCCGGCCGGCGGTACGCTCAATCTCGCCATCTTGCCGTTTTTCGGAACGCGCTGGCTTACGCCGCGCATCGGCCGGTTTCTCGACCTGCATCCGGGCATGGTCGTCAACCTGATCACGCGGCTGGAGCCATTCGATTTTCGCTTCGACACGCTGGATGCGGCCATTCATTTCGGTGCTGCACGCTGGCCGGGAGCGGCTTTGACGCATCTGATGGACGAGGACACGGTGCCGGCCTGCAGTCCGGATTTCAAGGCACGGCACGCCATTTCGACACCTGCCGATATCCTGCGTGCGCCGCTTCTGCATCTGAGTACCCGCCCCGATGCCTGGGAATTGTGGTTCAACCGAAACGGCGTGGCCTTCGATGCGGTCCACGGCATGCTGTTCGACCAGTTCACCACCATGGTGGAGGCGGCGCGTGCCGGGCTCGGCGCTGCGTTGCTTCCCCGCTTCCTGATTGCGCGCGAACTGGAGGAAGGGCAATTGGTGCAGGCGGCCGAGGGGCTGGCGATGCCGACCGGGCAATATTACCTTGCCTACCTGCCCGACCGGGTGAGCTATCCGCCGCTCGTCGCCTTCCGCGACTGGATCATGGAGGAGATCAGGTCCGATGCGCTTGCGCTCAAGGGTGCCATCGGCCAATAG
- a CDS encoding penicillin-binding protein 2, translating into MSVISFSLRKSGRVKTLVATGRSTWARRKPAGSMKQTKSRVIILAGCFIAAYIATFGRLTYYGFSPPEMTASIPANTSIAARPDITDRNGELLATDVHTVSMFAEPFRIVDVDETVEKLSGLFPDLDRKSLYAKLSDKRQKFIWIRRQLTPKQQSDVLKLGIPAIGFRPEVKRFYPEGRIAAHVLGYVDIDNRGVVGMEKYIDTQGLSDLKSVGLTSVDQLQPVKLSIDLRVQNIVHDVVSEAIGKYQAQSAGAVILDIYTGEVLAMASAPDFDPNDPQADGGSKGWLNRMSNGTDEMGSVFKTFSIAMAIDTGKIKLTDTFDASTPLHYGGFTIHDDRDVPRRVLTVPEIFRYSSNVGTGKIMDKVGMDIQKEYLNRFGLLTKMQTELPEVKMPSQPRVWKKINSITAAFGHGVATTPMQTAVAGAALINGGELIEPTFLPRTREEAEKTEERVVSKSTSDVIRYLFKLNGEQGTGRTADVQGFHVGGKTGTANKVIHGVYSHKLSFNSFLAAFPMTDPRYMVLSFIDQPLTGLHNLNLATETAAPMVHDIISRAAPLLGVEPDFTPTMVANY; encoded by the coding sequence ATGTCAGTTATCTCCTTTTCTCTCCGCAAAAGTGGTCGCGTAAAGACGCTGGTTGCGACCGGACGTTCCACATGGGCGCGGCGCAAGCCGGCCGGCAGCATGAAACAGACCAAGTCGCGCGTGATCATTCTCGCGGGCTGTTTTATTGCTGCCTATATCGCGACGTTCGGCCGGCTGACCTATTACGGCTTCAGTCCGCCGGAGATGACGGCATCCATTCCCGCCAATACCAGCATTGCCGCGCGCCCCGACATTACCGACCGCAATGGCGAATTGCTGGCAACCGACGTCCATACCGTCTCGATGTTTGCCGAGCCGTTTCGCATCGTCGACGTGGACGAGACGGTAGAGAAGCTTTCCGGCCTCTTCCCCGATCTCGACCGCAAGTCGCTGTACGCGAAGCTTTCCGACAAGCGGCAGAAGTTCATCTGGATCCGCCGTCAACTGACGCCGAAGCAGCAGAGCGACGTGTTGAAGCTCGGCATTCCGGCCATCGGCTTCCGTCCGGAAGTGAAGCGCTTCTATCCGGAAGGGCGCATTGCCGCGCACGTGCTCGGCTATGTCGATATCGACAATCGCGGCGTGGTCGGCATGGAGAAATACATCGACACGCAGGGTCTGTCGGACCTCAAGAGCGTCGGGCTGACCAGCGTCGACCAGCTGCAGCCGGTGAAGCTTTCGATAGATCTGCGTGTCCAGAACATCGTGCATGATGTGGTGTCTGAGGCAATCGGCAAATACCAGGCGCAATCGGCCGGCGCGGTCATTCTCGATATCTATACCGGCGAAGTGCTGGCCATGGCCTCGGCGCCCGATTTCGATCCCAATGACCCGCAGGCGGATGGTGGCAGCAAGGGCTGGCTGAACCGCATGTCGAACGGCACGGATGAGATGGGTTCCGTCTTCAAGACCTTCTCCATCGCGATGGCCATCGATACGGGCAAGATCAAGCTGACGGACACGTTCGATGCCAGTACGCCCTTGCACTACGGCGGCTTTACCATCCATGACGACCGGGACGTGCCGCGGCGGGTCCTGACGGTGCCGGAAATTTTCCGCTACTCGTCCAACGTCGGTACCGGCAAGATCATGGACAAGGTCGGCATGGATATCCAGAAGGAATATCTCAACCGCTTCGGCCTGTTGACCAAGATGCAGACGGAACTGCCCGAGGTGAAAATGCCGAGCCAGCCGCGGGTGTGGAAGAAGATCAACTCGATTACCGCCGCATTCGGCCATGGCGTTGCCACGACGCCGATGCAGACGGCCGTTGCCGGTGCCGCCCTCATCAATGGCGGTGAACTGATCGAGCCGACTTTCCTGCCGCGCACTCGCGAAGAGGCGGAGAAGACCGAAGAGCGGGTCGTCAGCAAGAGCACAAGCGACGTCATCCGCTATCTCTTCAAGCTGAACGGCGAGCAGGGCACGGGTAGAACCGCCGACGTCCAGGGCTTCCATGTCGGCGGCAAGACCGGCACGGCCAACAAGGTCATCCATGGCGTCTATTCGCACAAGCTGAGTTTCAACTCGTTTCTGGCCGCCTTCCCGATGACGGACCCGAGATATATGGTCCTGTCCTTCATCGATCAGCCGCTGACGGGCCTGCACAATCTGAACCTTGCCACCGAAACGGCGGCTCCGATGGTGCATGACATCATCAGCCGTGCCGCGCCGCTTCTTGGCGTAGAGCCCGACTTTACGCCGACAATGGTCGCCAATTACTGA
- a CDS encoding aldehyde dehydrogenase family protein — MTLAKLDLAAEVDKIFADLGVATSQYKGGTLTVRSPISGTEIGKLPEISAADTKKAIDAAHRAFLEWRLVPGPKRGELIRLLGEELRAAKAALGRLVSIEVGKVTSEGLGEVQEMIDICDFAVGLSRQLYGLTIATERSEHRMMETWHPLGAIGIISAFNFPVAVWSWNAALAIVCGNSIIWKPSEKTPLTALASQAIFDKAVARYVADGGKAPKNLSTLLIGGREIGEVLVDHEKVPLVSATGSTRMGREVGPKLAQRFARSILELGGNNAAIVTPTADLDLTLRGVAFAAMGTAGQRCTTLRRLFVHDSVYDALVPRLAKAYQSVTIGSPLENGNLVGPLIDKTAFDKMQSALEAAKAAGGKVVGGERVLDGEAADAYYVRPAIVEMPTQTGPVKDETFAPILYVMKYSSFEEALELHNGVPQGLSSSIFTNDMREAEIFVSASGSDCGIANVNIGPSGAEIGGAFGGEKETGGGRESGSDAWRAYMRRATNTLNYGRTLPLAQGVKFDIE; from the coding sequence ATGACGCTCGCCAAACTCGACCTCGCCGCCGAAGTGGACAAGATCTTTGCAGATCTCGGCGTTGCCACAAGCCAGTACAAGGGTGGCACGCTCACCGTCCGTTCGCCGATATCGGGCACCGAAATCGGCAAGCTGCCGGAAATCAGCGCCGCCGACACGAAGAAGGCGATCGACGCTGCCCATCGAGCCTTTCTCGAATGGCGCCTCGTACCTGGCCCGAAGCGCGGCGAACTGATCCGCCTTCTCGGCGAGGAACTGCGCGCAGCCAAGGCTGCACTCGGTCGTCTCGTCTCGATCGAAGTCGGCAAGGTAACCTCCGAAGGCCTTGGCGAAGTGCAGGAAATGATCGACATCTGCGATTTCGCCGTCGGCCTCTCCCGCCAGCTTTACGGCCTGACGATCGCCACCGAGCGCTCCGAGCACCGGATGATGGAAACCTGGCATCCGCTTGGCGCCATCGGCATCATTTCCGCCTTCAACTTCCCGGTTGCCGTCTGGTCCTGGAATGCGGCGCTCGCTATCGTCTGCGGCAACTCCATCATCTGGAAGCCGTCGGAAAAGACGCCTCTGACGGCACTTGCCAGCCAGGCCATCTTCGACAAGGCCGTCGCCCGTTACGTCGCCGATGGCGGCAAGGCGCCCAAAAACCTCTCGACGCTGCTGATCGGCGGCCGCGAGATCGGCGAAGTCCTGGTCGACCACGAGAAGGTTCCGCTGGTTTCCGCTACCGGCTCGACCCGCATGGGTCGCGAAGTGGGTCCGAAGCTTGCCCAGCGCTTCGCCCGCTCGATCCTCGAACTCGGCGGCAACAATGCTGCGATCGTCACCCCGACCGCCGATCTCGACCTGACGCTGCGCGGTGTCGCCTTTGCCGCCATGGGCACGGCCGGCCAGCGCTGCACGACGCTTCGCCGTCTCTTCGTCCATGACAGCGTCTACGACGCATTGGTTCCGCGTCTCGCCAAGGCCTACCAGTCGGTTACGATAGGTTCGCCGCTCGAAAACGGCAATCTGGTCGGCCCGCTGATCGACAAGACCGCCTTCGACAAGATGCAGTCCGCCCTTGAGGCAGCCAAGGCTGCCGGTGGCAAGGTTGTCGGCGGCGAGCGTGTTCTCGATGGCGAAGCTGCAGACGCCTATTATGTCCGCCCGGCAATCGTCGAAATGCCGACCCAGACCGGTCCGGTGAAGGACGAAACCTTCGCGCCGATCCTCTACGTGATGAAATATTCGAGCTTCGAGGAAGCGTTGGAACTGCATAACGGCGTGCCGCAGGGCCTATCGTCGTCGATCTTCACCAACGACATGCGCGAAGCCGAAATCTTTGTCTCTGCCAGCGGTTCGGACTGCGGCATCGCCAACGTCAATATCGGCCCTTCGGGTGCCGAAATCGGTGGCGCGTTCGGCGGCGAAAAGGAAACCGGCGGCGGCCGCGAATCCGGCTCGGACGCCTGGAGAGCCTATATGCGCCGTGCCACCAACACCCTGAACTACGGCCGTACCCTGCCGCTGGCACAGGGTGTCAAGTTCGACATCGAGTAA
- the purU gene encoding formyltetrahydrofolate deformylase has protein sequence MKSYVLTVSCKSTRGIVAAISGFLADKGCNIIDSSQFDDLDTGKFFMRVSFISEMGADRSALVDGFAPIAQKFDMEWQVFDSEERMKVLLMVSRFGHCLNDLLYRWKIGALPIDIVGVVSNHFDYQKLVVNNDIPFHHIKVTKDNKPQAEAQLLDVVESSGTELVVLARYMQVLSDQLCAKMSGRIINIHHSFLPSFKGANPYKQAYQRGVKLIGATAHYVTADLDEGPIIEQDVARITHAQSPDDYVSLGRDVESQVLARAIHAHIHHRTFINGNRTVVFPPSPGSYASERMG, from the coding sequence ATCAAGAGCTATGTCCTGACCGTATCGTGCAAGTCCACGCGAGGCATCGTGGCGGCGATATCCGGCTTTCTGGCCGACAAGGGCTGCAACATCATCGATAGCTCGCAGTTCGACGACCTCGACACCGGCAAATTCTTCATGCGCGTCAGCTTCATTTCCGAAATGGGGGCCGATCGCAGTGCACTGGTCGACGGTTTCGCCCCCATCGCGCAGAAATTCGACATGGAATGGCAGGTTTTCGATTCGGAAGAACGGATGAAGGTGCTGCTGATGGTGTCGCGCTTCGGCCACTGCCTGAACGATCTTCTCTATCGCTGGAAGATCGGTGCCCTGCCGATCGATATCGTCGGGGTCGTTTCCAACCATTTCGACTACCAGAAACTGGTGGTCAACAACGACATCCCCTTCCACCACATCAAGGTGACCAAGGACAACAAGCCGCAGGCGGAAGCCCAGCTTTTGGACGTGGTCGAATCGAGCGGCACCGAGCTTGTGGTGCTCGCCCGCTACATGCAGGTTCTCTCCGATCAGCTCTGCGCAAAGATGTCCGGGCGGATCATCAACATCCACCATTCCTTCCTGCCGAGCTTCAAAGGTGCCAATCCCTATAAGCAGGCCTATCAGCGCGGCGTAAAACTGATCGGCGCGACCGCTCACTATGTCACCGCCGACCTCGATGAAGGCCCGATCATCGAACAGGATGTCGCCCGCATCACCCATGCCCAGTCGCCCGACGACTACGTGTCGCTCGGCCGCGACGTCGAAAGCCAGGTTCTCGCCCGCGCCATCCACGCTCATATCCACCATCGCACCTTCATCAACGGCAACCGCACGGTCGTCTTCCCGCCAAGCCCGGGCTCCTATGCGTCGGAACGAATGGGTTGA